Part of the Diprion similis isolate iyDipSimi1 chromosome 10, iyDipSimi1.1, whole genome shotgun sequence genome, AGAAACGCTGCAACGCTCGACGTGGATGCTATTCACCAATAAAATCGTCCCGGATCATACGTGCTTAGCTATGGCGTTATaagtatttgaatatttttctcatttcgtgAATTGGTACAAAAAACAAGCGTCTTTAGACTGGCTATGAGCCAGCCCTTGAATTTCCATTACACACACCGCAGGTTCCAAGtttatagagagaaaaagaataacatCCGATTCCGATTTCGAACTggaaattcagattcgtgattaacgaTTTTGAAGCCCTCGGACACCATGTTCCatgaaaatatgacgattTTCTTTAGTTTAAACCACTATGATGGATCCAACATTATAAAATCTTACAAATTTGACCTTGGATTCGTTATCGATGACCCAATAAACCTCCGCCTACAAATTCCTACCaaaatcgtaatatttttggattttttccaccatattgaatcgccattttggatttcgCAATCTGTTCGCAATGTTTACAGTTTCTTTCTAGCTTATTGAATAtgccaaatttcaatttcgcaAATTTGACCTTAGATACTTGATTCGCGACCAAAAAAACCTCACGGTACCGACTTGCATTACAATCCATTTATCCATTCTCAACATGTCATCATTTTTTGtggtttttgttatttaaatcattgaaaaagtgCTGAACAGATCAAAGCCGAAATCGAGTTAGTTTTAAGTTTGGTAAAGCCGCGTCGATTCAGaccaaaattattgaaatccgGTAACTTGTTCTCGACATATCGTCGGACAAAAAATAgatcacatacatacatacagacaCACAGATGTCCGTCCAAAAATGGTCGGGGATGATTCTTCCAGACCCTAAAACCTCGAGATCTTATGCAAGCTCAACTTTTGATTCTCGAAATGATCACAATAACTTCCTGTTTTCTCTTACAACATAGAAACGGGAAGTCGAAAAGAGGGCAATCGTTAGACAAAAAATTAGGGTTATTCgtgaaagtttttggggttagATCTCAAAATATAGGCGATACGACGTTATGAATTTTGCCGCTGTCTGTACGGGAGGTATTCATAAAATAGCAAAAACGTAAAATGCAGACGCGCTTCGTCTGTCTACCCCGACGTGGCGGGTGACAGAATAGCCTGCGGCTGTTTTAGGGCGAGAGGCGAGAGagcaaaagagagagagagagagagatagagagagagagtcgggccgtagaataaattttctaaaagcTGTAGGTATGTACAATATCGTGGCATGTATTCTTGGGCAGCGCAGCGCCCTCAGCCAGGGTTGTGAAAGCCGGTCCAACGCCGGTCTCAGCGCCTCTTTATTCATGCATAAAATCTATATTCTTTCGAGGAAACAGCCTCTCTTGTCACCATATTCACCTGCACACCCTACTAGCGCTCACCCACCGGCAATGCGGGACAAGTTGATCATGATttgctctttttctttttaatactCCTTTCAGCCGGTTGCTATATTGATAGTGATCGCACGAAGATTTTAATCAGCCTTAATGTCCTCAATAGTCAGGTAAACAATTGCTGTTGGCTGTTAATTGACTCAATATCgacagaaattttcagtcaaCTGTTTCAAGTCAAGTACGGGAATAGCCATATTATGAGCCTATTGATGACTGCAGTATACACTTACTAAGAGTGCGCGAATGTCGAGAACAACCGACGCCAACTATTTGATTGTTAATAGTCAAGGCAAATGGCAACTCTTTAAAAGTAAGCTCAATACTTGAACTTGAGTCAATCTGATAGGTATATCGAATcacactaaaaattttcaatgttgtTCGTAGATTGACCAAATGAATCACGACTACGTGTCGAAATCACGCATTGACCGTTCATAGCTTTTGACTTGACGTTCCAGTGGTAACTAACCTAAAATAAGGTGACAACGAGTCGACAACGGTAGCAGAATTACCTTATACTTGGCATTGCAGAGGATATCAGTAAACATCAAGTATACCTGCATGTCATCTCTAAGACTAGTTTTTTGATGAACTATAGCCATTCAAAGATAGCATCCCTTTTGTCAACGTTTTGCAAACAACGggccgacattttttttcattcgacaaAACGCTGACTCTTTGAGGTCGAATGATAGTGTCAGTCTCTGGACAATTGTGCTTTCTTGGGATACGCTGTGAAATTATGCAAATTGTACACCTGGTGAAGTTTTCGCGATAATTTATAGTTATTTTGTTGGTATGAATTATTTCCATTCTGCACCAGAAGCTTTGGATAACAAGGATGCAGGACGCTTGAGGAAAAACGCgaggaagaataagaagatgaAACACTCGGAAGGGAGCTGCAGATTTGAATAAGATTATTTTCACTCGTCATTAATTCGTTACAAACGGACGACTCGGTGACTCGCCTAGCGAGTAGAATTTAATCCGCTTAAACGAGTAGTCGAAATCAGGGGGTGTATTCTGGCGATCTGCGGGCTCCTCTGCGCTTTAAAGTGTTTTCATTTCACCAGAGCGAGCGAATAATTTGTCTTCTCCTATTCCATCAGCCGCGCTCCATCGACGAAGAGACAAAAACCGTCCCCATTATAGCCGTGCAACGCGACGTCGGATTGATCGGGGAATTTTCATCCCCCGCATGCCGCAGCTGCTCTCATTTATCGTCAGCTATGAATAAAACGGGGAGAGGATTAGGGTCACTGGCTGGCTACAGCTTCCTGTCCGGCTTCCGCATCCCCTGCAGTCTGGGTGCACGTGGTGCAGTTTATGGGCTTAGAACTGCGCCCAATATTCCTGCACATATATCGGAATCGCGAGAAGGATGGAATCCTGCAATTCGGTCCTTGAATCTctcggaataaaaatatttccgtcTTCCGCCAATCTTTTCACCCTCCGTCCGTCGCGGTCACGGATCTTTGGACGTGTACGTGCGGCTACAAGAGAGTCGGAAAAGAGGGTACTTCGCGGTGCCTTGCTGTATATTTATCAAGTCAAGGCGTCACCGGGTATTTGAATTGCAAATCTTGAGTCACGACGTCGCGGTGCAAGCTCCACGTTCCGTTATGGTCCGCTACCATACGGAAAACGAGGGTTGCTGAGCttggatttcaaaattttagggCAACAGCTTGTTGCCGCAGCTTACGGAAAAACCCCTAATGCGATCGCGGGGGCTTTTACGGTGTAACACGATTCATGATCGTTTCAACGCAAGCTCAAACGGTCCGTTCATTCTTCGCCGCGGAGGCTTATTGGCTCAtcatgtttgaaattaatacGAGCGTATGAGTCGAGTCTGATTAACACGACAAGTTATGCATTTCAATAGGGCCATTCACCCACACGTATTCCACGGCTGCATAACAAATTCAATGTTAATCATCCACAGTGGGTATTTCTAATTATGATTTTAATTACCATATTGTTGCCGCTGCTGTGGTTGATCACTACGAGTCAACACTGGCATTGCATAGATAAAATACACCAATACACCAATACATTAGGATGGTcgttaatgtgtttttttttaattttctttctacaaTTGGAGCCGATTTATGACCATCCGACATGATCTGCCATTCAACGACCACGATAGTATACATTAATTAATAGTGcatgttagtttttttttagtttctatttgcattaataaattttgatcttttacatcgaataataaccaaaatctttatttattacttatgAAGTTTGCTTTTGACTTTTTTACGTTGGTAAATAACGCCGGTCAACACAATTTTCGAGGCCGAGTTCGAGATGTCGAACTTTGATTTCATCCATGGCACGTaactaatgaaagaaaaaatagtcttATCAGATAAAGTTTACTTTTGTAGAAGCCAGAACGATATGTcggattttaagaaaaatgatatattttctcaaacatttattGTAAGTAACAACTAAACAAACTTCAGTTTGGCATTCAAATTACTTAAATTACATAAGAATAggtcaatttttcttaaaatccgGAATATCGTTCTGGTTTCTACAAACGCAAACTTTATCTaatgaaactattttttcttttattacttacgtaaaagaaattaaaaaacttgacATCTAGAACCCAGACTCAATATTCGTGTCGACCGGTCTAATCTTCCACCGACAAGTATAATCAGTGTATAATAATCACCGCATTTTTCTGCGTTACAAAACAAACCAGATCTGTCAAAACCACCGCTGCAGAGTACTCAaattcaaaagtaaaaaaatacgttcTGTTTGTGTTTCAATcgtcagtaaaaaaaaatccttacaATTTGCAgaggtaataatttatttcactgaATAAACAGCTTGTATTGAATTTTCGTTACAGCTCGTTTCGTGTATGCACAtgggtatacctataatatccTGTAGCACCGGCACGAATGTGAACCGACGCTAAGTTTtgatcatgaaaaaaaaaaaacggtcaaCACCCGGcgattgataaataaataaaatgaattcacaCTCGATTTGCAAAGCAGATGTCAACACCATACAGCAAACATTGAAACTCGCTGAATGCCGGGGCGTGTTTTTGATCGCATGCAGGCTTGCCTTTAGCTCTGCGTCAACATTAAAcgacaaaataatatttatcgtCACGCGTGCCGAATCCTACCCACGTATAACGACACGTGATTACAGCTGCGTCTGGCAACATCATCTTGAGTATCGCGTGTTTCGCTTATTTGCGTTGCAATTTCAACCGATCAATTATTGCCAATCCAAAGTCGTTGACCGAAAATTCGTTACACCTCCAACTGAATCCAAGTAGGGCTTATACCGATTCTGACAAGGAACATCATTTTGGTGTGcccctctgatttcgttgagactcgtTTATGTTGTGGCATATTGAAAACCAAAagacaagtatttttttatctgcggaaaaacggtttaaaggggtgaaaacgacctcCAAAGACGGATACTCAacggggtgatttcttgacgcgcttcatgtatttgaatgaaaagaacactgaaatgtttttctaATGAATGGGAATGGGAAAACTTCAGcgttagtttcattcaaatccatcaagcGCATCAAGAAATCACGTCGATGGGCGGCCATCTTTGGGGGTAGTTTTCACCCctctaaaccgtttttccgcaataaaaaaaatacatgtgtcttagttttcaatgttctacaacatacatgagCTCCAACGAAATCAGggggacaccaaactgatgttcgtTATAAGTTGTGCTAGAGGTCGTAAAAAAAGGTGAACTTccggaagaaaaaacaaatatccaTGATAACGCCAGTCTAAAAACTTCATTACCACAAATCCATTGATTAGCGAAGTTTTGATCGCGGGCACGTTCCTTGGGTCACATATTCATGAGGCGTACTAATAGAGCGGGCGTTTCCGTGAGGACTTTCGAACAATTCGGCGGTTGGTCCTAAAGTTTCCGCTTATAACATCTCGATGGTCCTTCGAAAGCGCCATCTTTCACGCTCGGcgatcttttgttttttttttatttccctttCACCGAGTACCCACCAGCTGCAGCCCTTTCTCACCGAGTACAATGATGCAGAGACAaaacagaaagagagaagaaataagaagaaaaaataaccagGGCTTTCATACGTCCGCTAAAATATTCATTGTCTTGAAATGGGTGTTTGTTTAGGGTGGCAAAGCAGTTAATAGTGTGTTGGCAACACTCGCgaactgaatgaaaaaaaaaaggaaaaaacaaacattataGAACTTATCCACGCGTTAATAATAACGCAATCACGAGCGCTGCGGGCGAGTGAAAAGAATTTACATGGCGAGTAAATCGTAAATGCAGGCACAAAAATTGTTCTCTCGGATTTCCATTACAGTTTTATTTCCAAATACGGTAGGACAGGATCTTACATTCTTCGAGTAACACCAGCGAAAAATTtagctttttcaaaattgttctCGAACATATTCTGCCGTTGTACGTTGCTGTGACGACAAATAGTTGCTCAAACACAGTgggaaaaaacatgaaaaaaaaaataaaaaaatttgttacatgTATTTACCGTACGCGTATCCGAGTTTTTTCGAAGTTTTTTCTAAGTTTGTCGACAATTAAAACATCAAATGAAGTACAAAGACACGAGGATCAGAATAAAGTGATTTTCAGCTTAATAGGTAAATTGTATACCAGTTATTGTAACGTATTGTATAAAACAATAtggtataatttattaatcagCTAATATAAACGCAATTAGCTACAGGTAAATAAAACGACTTTTCCTGATACTCGAATATCTCTTCAAACATTTTATTGCGATTTGGCTTCCTCCTTCAGTTTCCAAAGGACCAACTCCATACATGACACGGCGTCTTCGTTACTGTCATGACCTCCAACTAAGAACAAAACAATACACCTATAGACGTGCATTAACACTGCGTACCTGGAAACATTCGTTtccaataaaaaatcataaagaCGCATCTACGACTTACCGTCATTTTGTATGATTTTCTGAAGATATTCGGAGCATAAATTTCTCAGCGCCCTCTTTTGCGGATATCCGTTACGGTGAGGAAACATGATGCTCGTGTCAACGACGGTATCGTGAACCAATTTGAGTGCCTTAAAATCACTCTCTAAGCTATGCCCAATGAGTATCGTTTTGTCAGAGAACATTGTCAATAGAGTGGCTTGTACGTCTAACAGAGACGTAGTAACTCCTTCCATATGTTGCTCTGTAATCCCTGAGAATCTGAATTGACGTTAcaaagataatatttttttttctttccaattgTTTTAAAACAGAATTCATCAATTCCGATAGGCCAACCTATATTTATTACCTTGTGTTATAGTCTATAACTGGGTGAACTGGTTTAACTAATGTTTCGTAGACGACGTTGCATTCCTCGTTAATCACCGTCACCCTCGTCAGTTCGAGTCCTTGCGTTGTGTATGACATTTCGCAGTCCAGTGCGTAAACGCCTTGCTCTTCAACCGGTATGTAATCTACAGTAAGAATAAACTAGTGGctagtgattttttcttcggaATTCATTATCATCTTATTCAAAGATGAGGGAACGTCAACAGCAGCAAGAATGAAGACAAAAGCTTCTTGCATTCGGACTTTGGCTTACCTTTGGGTAAAGTTTTCACGTAACCGCGTAAATTTTCGTAATCAACGTAATCCCAAACGTGAGTTTTCGCGTCACAGCATCCAGTCGCAGATCCATATTGCTGGCAGCAGCTGTACCTCCCCTCCCCTCTTATTGTAAACTTCCGGCCCCAGTGATATATACAGTTTTGTCGAAGCACCGCATTCCCGTGCTTGTCGACCATGTACGGCTGGTTGCAACGACTGCAGAACCTTTCGTTAGGCACTTTGGACAAAATTGACTGATTCCGGGTGTTTGGAACGTAGATTTTAACGCGGCCCTGGAAACAAATCATTTTTACGCCTTGTCGCTCCTTCCGGTTATCATTCGTATTCTCCATCATCTTTCCACAAAATCTGAAACGTGCATTCTCCTTATCTCactctgacaatgagtcaTAGCTAATTTTTTACCGTCGGTCCGTCCGGATGAGGCCTCGGAAAACCGTTCGCTTTCAGTTGCTCCTCGGTCATGATCCATTTGGAAAGAAGAGCGTATAGAGTGGTTCCCTTGAACTCCATGACAGATCTCTTGGTCTTCACAACGCTCCATGAGCCTTTGGATTTGCCCGCGAGAACAGCTTCGTGCGAAACAGTTCCGCTTGCCGGAGAAGCACCGCTCTCTGCGGTAGATTGTTGGTCCAATTCCTTTCTCAGACGGTGCGTGGCTAGCATACAAGAATTTTTGTATACCGCTACAGCCTTGCAACGCTCGTGACACGCATATTCTTCCCTCAAGGCTCGCTGCGCCGCATCTTCGCCGTTCGTATATATTTGAATGCAAACGTCTTGCATCATGTTCACATAGTACTGACGTACATTCAACGGAAACTTCTGTGTCGCTACATGCAGTGGCTCTGGCCTTATCAATTGGGGAATCTGGGGAAAGATCCAGGTGAAAATATGACGTATAGGAAGCCGTAATGCTCCTAAATACTTCAAACGCACCCTGATAGACAATCCAAGGTTAAAGTGATAAGTTTTTGGTAAACATGGACAACTTACTACTTGAGGAACGTGAGCAACACGAGATCCACCTTTGGCAGTTTGGGCGATCGTTTTGCTTTCGGAATTCTTGTTGATAGCTTCGGAGACCTTTTTCTTAGCCAAGGCTAGGGACGTTGCATAGGGTACATGAGCTATCCTCAATCGGCCtggaggaaaataaataaactatacATCGGCGTACGCGCGGCGTTTCGTGGAAACTAATTAGATTACCATTTCCATTAACAATCTGATCCCCCTTTGTCGCCGTGTTCAAGGTTGGTTTATGCGAGAACTGAAGTGCCGAAGGTGTTGCGTCTGAGGTCTGATTCGAGGTCAAGGACGCAGAACTCTGCAAagcagctgctgctgcaacTTTTTCGGCAACTGCTTCTTTCATCAATCGCCACCTATCGGTCAATTTTAGGTGAGGATTCGGTGGTGCTTTCGCCGGCTGAATTGGAGTCCTTTTATACTCGGTATATTGACCAGCTGACGCATGAGCTACTCTCTTCCGGCCAGGTTCCTCAGCCTCTTCAGGTTCTCGCCTCGGATGCTCTTTCACTCTTACTTCTTTGGGATGTTCGGATACCTCGTATTCCTATCAAGTTGGAAAAAAGCTACTGAAATGCAACACCGTGATTCACGTGttaaaaacaatataaatCTATCTACTTCAtacctgaaaaattttcagacattCTTCTTCGATGTCATGATCGGAGTCTGAGATCTCTAAAATTTCCTCCGAATATGAAGGCGAACGTCGAAACCTGATCGAAGggctgttttctttttcgtcgtGATCTTCGGCGCTGCTTGCTTCGTCGTCGCTCTTCTTTCTGGCCTCCGTTTTCTTGCTCGAACTACTTGACTTGGTACTTGACCTAGACCGACTCTTGTCTGTTTTCTTTGAAGAATATCTATCTCTGCTTGACGAAGAACTTGATTTACTTTTATGCTTTTGATGGCTACTTGATTTTCTATGCTCTTCACTTTTGTCTTTATCTTTACTAGACCTAGAAGaattttctcctctctttgAGCTCTCCCGCGTGCTATGTCTACTATCCTTTCTTTCCCTTGAACTCCGCCTTTTGTTTTTATCCCTACTGGAAGATGAGGAATGATGTTTTTCCTTTGAACTAGAACTTGAACTATGTTTACGCTTTTCCTTGTCTCTACTTGTATCCTTATTGCCAGCTTCCTCAGAATCCTTTCTTTGCTCTTTGCTGCCTTCCTTAGCCTTCTCCGACTTATCCTTTGACCTTCCTCTCTCCTTGCTGAGACTGCCGTCTCTTCTCTCTTGCGTCTTGCTGCTGTTACTAGCTTCCTTAGTTTTACTGCCATTACGCTTATCCTCTGATCCGTTACTAGACTTATGGCTTGTCTTAGGTTTATCTTCACTTCCAACTTCACCCTCCGTCTTATTGTCTTCTTTGACTATGTTATTTATCGTCTGATCTGGCTCTTCTTCTTCAGAAAATTGGGCTTCGATCTCTGGATCATAGTCCTGAGATTGCCGAATTTCCAGACGTCCACTGGCTTCTTTTCCAGCATTCAAGCTTTCGTCTATACTCATCAGAAGTTCGCCTATACCAGGCTCTTCTAATTGCTGCACAGTTTTGAGCGGCGCTTTGAGTTTCTTGGGTACATATTCTTCGCGACGTTTCTTGGACCTAGGCCGATACACGTCTTTATTCTTGAAAATGTAATCACTCGAATTACCATCTTCGTACGAGTTTGGAGACGAAGAATCAGACTTGATTGTCGGTACATAGCTGTGTACAAACGAAGCATCACCGCTACTCGATATGGCCGTAGGTTTGTAAGTTATTTCTGAAACTTTAACACTTGAGTAGCTTGGAGCGACACTTGCTGGATTGTCCAAGGAGTTTACGATCTCTTGCGGGATGCTCAGCCAGGGCTTGAATCTATCCGGTGAAGACTTTCTCTTGACCGCGACTTTGCTCTCCCTTGTGGGCATATAAGGTACAACAGGTATGTGACGTTTCTTTAGCTCAGCTATCGGCGTTGGATTATAAACACACGGTGTTGCTTGCACTGTAGGTTTAGTAATCAATATCTCTTGATGAGAAACCGAACCTGCCGCTGAGCTCAGAGTCGGATTCAGCTCTTCTACTACTCTTGACACAATTTTCTGTGATATTTTACCAGTCTCTGCTACCTCATGATCAGCCAGTACCTTTTTGACTGCCTGAGAAACCAATTGTTGAAATGTGTTCGAGTCCGACGGAGCTCCGTCGACCCTTTCTCCTTCGTTCGTTGCCACGCTCTGAACGGGGGCTCCACTGTTGGACGCTCCATCATCTGCAACGAACATCTCATTAGAAAATTGTGCTTGAATCACTGTAAACCCGtcaattaattaaaacaaacGAGGTGTTCTCTGAATGCAAATTTTCTACACCTCGATGTGGTTGAAAAGCGTCATgagataatatttgaaatgggATCAGGTTTGGGAAATTGGTAATGACATAAATGAAAGTTGTTGCAATTTCGCAGTTATTGAACGAACTACATTGACAAAGTACAATCGCAGGAATAGCAGTATTTTTCAACTAGATTCACTAGCCTTGCCCAGGTAGAAACTGAGTGCAAAATCTTCCTTCGCATGTTCATTTATAAATACTATCATCCTTGTGTTGTATCgttcacaaaaaattttttcatgagttttctcaTTAGCATACAGATTATACAAAGCTATGTAGTTATCATTCGACAAGATAGGGTCCATTTTTGTTGTTCCTGATAACcatgaaattatcaaattccGAGTGTTGATTGCTTATGCCAACACACGTTGATTATGATGTGCAGAGTTAGATTTGTGTAGCCGGTAAACGAATAGAAAATGCTATTTGATAAGATTTGTAGCTCATGGGGGTAAATTATGGCAGACATGATAGGCCGAATGGGGGGGCGAAGTAATTGAGAGGCGGATCCTTAATTGTTTTACTTGTCAATGAACAACATTCGCGTCACAAAATTGTGATCTTAAACACCGAGAATTGGATGCGACGCATTGACAgttgaaaaacagaaatggGGAGAACGAGATCATCTGATCAAGTTTTGATGGGGGTTCagaaaaacatttgaattgtttattttcttctcattacCTCTCCGTGGATGTTTGAAGTGGCAATAGGGCCTCTCGCAGAGTCCGCTGTCATAAAACGGGCAATTTATTGTCTTGAAATATCCCGTCGACGGCAACATAACTGGACGTATCTCATTACTTCAACGAGCACATATTATCATGGTGACGAAAGAACAGTCAGTTTAATTATTACAGGAATAACTATGATTTAACATTAACGATATCAAGTGGGCGCATCTTAGTTCtttgtattcatttatttctttattaatcAAGtagatgtattttttttttttttttttttgtaataat contains:
- the LOC124411140 gene encoding RNA exonuclease 1 homolog, with protein sequence MLPSTGYFKTINCPFYDSGLCERPYCHFKHPRRDDGASNSGAPVQSVATNEGERVDGAPSDSNTFQQLVSQAVKKVLADHEVAETGKISQKIVSRVVEELNPTLSSAAGSVSHQEILITKPTVQATPCVYNPTPIAELKKRHIPVVPYMPTRESKVAVKRKSSPDRFKPWLSIPQEIVNSLDNPASVAPSYSSVKVSEITYKPTAISSSGDASFVHSYVPTIKSDSSSPNSYEDGNSSDYIFKNKDVYRPRSKKRREEYVPKKLKAPLKTVQQLEEPGIGELLMSIDESLNAGKEASGRLEIRQSQDYDPEIEAQFSEEEEPDQTINNIVKEDNKTEGEVGSEDKPKTSHKSSNGSEDKRNGSKTKEASNSSKTQERRDGSLSKERGRSKDKSEKAKEGSKEQRKDSEEAGNKDTSRDKEKRKHSSSSSSKEKHHSSSSSRDKNKRRSSRERKDSRHSTRESSKRGENSSRSSKDKDKSEEHRKSSSHQKHKSKSSSSSSRDRYSSKKTDKSRSRSSTKSSSSSKKTEARKKSDDEASSAEDHDEKENSPSIRFRRSPSYSEEILEISDSDHDIEEECLKIFQEYEVSEHPKEVRVKEHPRREPEEAEEPGRKRVAHASAGQYTEYKRTPIQPAKAPPNPHLKLTDRWRLMKEAVAEKVAAAAALQSSASLTSNQTSDATPSALQFSHKPTLNTATKGDQIVNGNGRLRIAHVPYATSLALAKKKVSEAINKNSESKTIAQTAKGGSRVAHVPQVIPQLIRPEPLHVATQKFPLNVRQYYVNMMQDVCIQIYTNGEDAAQRALREEYACHERCKAVAVYKNSCMLATHRLRKELDQQSTAESGASPASGTVSHEAVLAGKSKGSWSVVKTKRSVMEFKGTTLYALLSKWIMTEEQLKANGFPRPHPDGPTGRVKIYVPNTRNQSILSKVPNERFCSRCNQPYMVDKHGNAVLRQNCIYHWGRKFTIRGEGRYSCCQQYGSATGCCDAKTHVWDYVDYENLRGYVKTLPKDYIPVEEQGVYALDCEMSYTTQGLELTRVTVINEECNVVYETLVKPVHPVIDYNTRFSGITEQHMEGVTTSLLDVQATLLTMFSDKTILIGHSLESDFKALKLVHDTVVDTSIMFPHRNGYPQKRALRNLCSEYLQKIIQNDVGGHDSNEDAVSCMELVLWKLKEEAKSQ